A window from Rhodothermus sp. encodes these proteins:
- a CDS encoding thiolase family protein, whose translation MQANGAYIVSIVRTAVGKADKGSLRNVRPEELGAIAVREAVRRVKGLEPELIDDVIMGCAFPEGPQGMNMGRIVAQKAGLPDSVPGATVNRFCSSGLQTIAMATQAIMAGHADVIVAGGTESMSQVPMTGFFFQPDPELVDRDIDVYLSMGLTAENVAERYGISREEADRFALRSHQRAIEAIDTGKFDEEIVPVPVREVVYENGQTRTFEKEFRVDEGPRRDTSLEALAALRPVFKMNGTVTAGNASQKSDGAAAAVIMSERMVQELGVEPMGRLIGFALAGVSPEIMGIGPVEAIQRVLKQTGLTLDDIDLIELNEAFAAQALAVIREVGLDEEKVNVNGGAIALGHPLGCTGAKLTATLLYELRRRGGRYGLCTMCVGGGMGAAGIIENLQR comes from the coding sequence ATGCAGGCTAACGGAGCATACATTGTCAGCATTGTACGTACGGCCGTCGGCAAGGCCGACAAAGGATCGCTACGCAACGTGCGCCCCGAGGAGCTGGGCGCCATTGCCGTACGTGAGGCCGTTCGGCGTGTGAAAGGGCTGGAGCCCGAGCTGATTGACGACGTGATTATGGGATGCGCCTTTCCCGAAGGCCCTCAGGGCATGAACATGGGCCGGATTGTGGCGCAGAAGGCCGGTTTGCCCGACAGCGTGCCTGGTGCTACGGTCAATCGCTTCTGTTCTTCAGGGCTGCAGACCATCGCGATGGCCACCCAGGCCATTATGGCCGGGCACGCCGACGTGATTGTGGCCGGTGGCACCGAATCGATGAGCCAGGTGCCTATGACCGGATTTTTCTTCCAGCCCGATCCCGAGCTGGTCGATCGCGATATCGATGTGTATCTGTCGATGGGCCTGACCGCCGAAAATGTAGCGGAGCGCTACGGCATCTCCCGTGAAGAGGCCGACCGCTTTGCCTTGCGCTCGCACCAACGGGCCATCGAAGCTATCGATACCGGAAAGTTTGACGAGGAGATCGTGCCCGTTCCGGTGCGTGAGGTGGTCTACGAGAATGGTCAGACACGCACCTTTGAGAAAGAATTTCGTGTGGATGAAGGGCCGCGTCGCGACACAAGTCTGGAGGCGCTGGCGGCGCTCCGGCCTGTTTTTAAGATGAACGGGACCGTCACGGCCGGGAACGCCTCCCAGAAGTCGGATGGGGCGGCTGCAGCCGTAATTATGAGTGAACGCATGGTGCAGGAGCTGGGGGTTGAGCCCATGGGCCGACTCATCGGGTTTGCCCTGGCTGGGGTATCCCCCGAAATCATGGGTATCGGGCCTGTCGAAGCTATTCAGAGGGTGCTGAAGCAGACCGGTCTGACCCTCGACGATATCGACCTGATCGAGCTGAACGAGGCCTTTGCTGCGCAGGCCCTGGCGGTCATCCGCGAGGTAGGGCTTGACGAGGAGAAAGTGAACGTGAACGGAGGCGCCATTGCGCTGGGGCATCCGCTCGGCTGCACAGGGGCCAAGCTGACCGCCACGCTGCTCTATGAGCTGCGACGGCGGGGCGGTCGTTACGGACTCTGCACCATGTGCGTCGGAGGCGGTATGGGGGCGGCCGGTATCATCGAAAATCTGCAACGCTGA
- a CDS encoding 3-hydroxyacyl-CoA dehydrogenase/enoyl-CoA hydratase family protein, with protein sequence MEATTITPTNLLELRPWHFRPFRKAAVLGAGTMGAQIAAHLANAGVEVLLLDIAAKEGPKNAIVEQQFQKALKMKPDPFFDEAAKQRITLGNFDEHFDRVGEADWIIEAVVERLDIKRQVMARIEAVARKDAVISTNTSGLPIREIAEGRSEAFRRRFLGTHFFNPPRYLKLLELIPTVDTDAEVLARVAWFGRFYLGKGIVVANDVPYFIGNRIGVYGMMRVIALFEAGRYTIEEIDALTGTLVGRPKSATFRTADVVGLDVMLDVARNLYEKATEDESREAFRPPKILKTLVEKGALGQKTKAGFYKKEDGVIKSINPETGQYEPPRPLNLGDLDRIKSIPDLRERLRALFADEGRAGEFFRTTMLDLLAYAARRIPEITDNPANVDRAMRWGFGWELGPFEIWDALGFEQVVEGCRQLGYALPAWVTEMPAKGATSFYRQENGRQQVYHPVEGRYVDDPIPADEIRLAVIKADAKRTLWQNAEAALLDLGDGVVLYEFRSKANALGQWVMEGLLEVIDRVESDPNIRGMVIGNEGRHFSVGANLGEAVMAVAQQEFKLLETFLEKFQEVMQRIRYATKPIVVAVHQRALGGGCEMVMACPHPVAAAESYLGLVELGVGLIPAGTGTTRLVVKAAEQVPHGHPSELLPWIQKYFETVAMAQVATSARQAQAMGFLPPHARIVMHEDRRLYVAKQEVLRLSEQGYLPPTKPTRVKVLGKPGYAALMVGVDQYRKGGFITEYDQYLASRLAYVMTGGNLTHPQEVSEDYLLALEREVFLHLLGQPKTQERIMHLLQTNKPLRN encoded by the coding sequence ATGGAAGCAACAACGATAACTCCTACAAACCTGCTGGAGCTGCGTCCCTGGCACTTCCGGCCGTTTCGTAAAGCGGCGGTGCTGGGTGCCGGCACCATGGGGGCGCAGATCGCGGCGCATCTGGCTAACGCAGGCGTCGAAGTGTTGCTGCTCGACATCGCTGCGAAAGAAGGCCCCAAAAATGCAATTGTCGAGCAGCAATTCCAGAAGGCGCTCAAGATGAAGCCTGATCCGTTTTTCGATGAGGCCGCGAAGCAGCGTATCACGCTGGGTAACTTTGACGAACATTTCGATCGGGTGGGGGAGGCTGACTGGATTATCGAAGCCGTGGTGGAGCGGCTTGATATCAAGCGCCAGGTGATGGCACGTATAGAGGCTGTGGCCCGCAAAGACGCTGTTATTTCGACCAATACCAGCGGGTTGCCCATCCGGGAGATTGCTGAGGGGCGCTCGGAGGCGTTCCGCCGCCGTTTTCTGGGCACGCACTTTTTCAATCCACCGCGCTATCTCAAGCTGCTGGAGCTCATCCCGACTGTGGATACCGATGCCGAGGTGTTGGCTCGGGTGGCCTGGTTTGGTCGCTTTTATCTGGGCAAAGGGATCGTGGTAGCCAACGACGTGCCGTATTTCATCGGCAACCGCATTGGCGTGTACGGGATGATGCGGGTGATTGCCCTGTTCGAAGCGGGACGTTACACGATTGAAGAAATTGATGCCCTTACAGGTACGCTCGTGGGCCGGCCAAAGTCGGCTACTTTCCGAACCGCCGATGTGGTGGGGCTCGACGTAATGCTTGATGTCGCCCGCAACCTGTACGAAAAGGCTACGGAGGATGAAAGTCGGGAAGCCTTTCGCCCCCCGAAAATCCTGAAGACGCTGGTCGAAAAAGGTGCGCTCGGTCAGAAAACAAAGGCCGGCTTCTACAAAAAAGAAGATGGAGTTATCAAGTCGATCAACCCGGAAACCGGCCAATATGAACCGCCGCGTCCGCTTAACCTGGGCGACCTGGACCGAATCAAGTCAATCCCGGACCTGCGAGAACGGCTGCGGGCGCTTTTTGCTGATGAAGGACGGGCCGGTGAATTCTTCCGTACCACGATGCTTGATCTGCTGGCCTATGCAGCCCGTCGCATCCCCGAAATTACCGACAACCCGGCCAATGTAGATCGGGCAATGCGCTGGGGGTTTGGCTGGGAGCTGGGACCCTTCGAGATCTGGGATGCTCTGGGCTTCGAGCAAGTGGTAGAAGGCTGTCGTCAGCTGGGCTATGCGCTGCCAGCCTGGGTTACAGAGATGCCTGCGAAAGGGGCGACGTCCTTCTATCGGCAGGAGAACGGCCGTCAGCAGGTCTATCATCCCGTTGAGGGACGCTATGTAGACGATCCGATTCCAGCCGATGAGATCCGGTTGGCCGTGATCAAGGCCGACGCCAAACGTACGCTCTGGCAGAATGCTGAGGCCGCGCTGCTTGATCTGGGCGACGGTGTGGTGCTCTACGAGTTTCGTTCGAAGGCGAATGCGCTGGGGCAGTGGGTGATGGAGGGGTTGCTGGAGGTTATCGACCGGGTCGAAAGCGACCCGAACATACGGGGCATGGTCATCGGCAATGAAGGGCGGCACTTCTCCGTAGGGGCTAACCTGGGAGAAGCCGTCATGGCCGTAGCCCAACAGGAATTCAAGTTGCTGGAGACGTTCCTGGAGAAGTTTCAGGAGGTGATGCAGCGCATCCGCTATGCCACGAAGCCCATTGTCGTGGCTGTGCATCAGCGGGCGCTGGGGGGCGGCTGCGAAATGGTCATGGCCTGTCCCCATCCGGTCGCTGCGGCCGAAAGCTATCTGGGACTGGTAGAGCTGGGTGTAGGATTGATTCCGGCCGGTACAGGCACCACGCGCCTGGTGGTGAAAGCGGCCGAACAGGTACCCCATGGTCATCCCAGTGAGCTACTGCCCTGGATTCAGAAATACTTCGAGACGGTTGCGATGGCCCAGGTGGCCACCAGTGCCCGGCAGGCACAGGCCATGGGCTTCCTGCCGCCCCATGCCCGCATCGTCATGCACGAGGACCGGCGACTTTACGTGGCCAAGCAGGAAGTGCTGCGGCTTTCTGAGCAGGGGTACCTGCCCCCAACCAAGCCCACACGCGTCAAGGTGCTGGGGAAGCCCGGCTACGCGGCGCTCATGGTGGGCGTCGACCAGTACCGCAAAGGCGGCTTCATTACAGAGTACGATCAGTATCTGGCTTCCCGGCTCGCTTATGTCATGACTGGCGGTAACCTGACCCATCCGCAGGAGGTCTCCGAGGACTATCTGCTGGCACTGGAACGCGAGGTCTTCCTGCATCTGCTGGGGCAGCCCAAGACGCAGGAGCGCATCATGCACCTGCTACAGACCAACAAACCGTTGCGTAATTAA
- a CDS encoding long-chain fatty acid--CoA ligase, translated as MAERIYTAPPDTGTPVLGKTLPDVLYEALARYDNPAFLNQPVAPGRWKPISLRDFAEQAEALALGFHAIGLERGARVAFYMESDAYFCLADMACLLGGFIDVPIYLTHAPEATHYIIAHAEARVLVVSNRELLARIAPLLRDLSGVQFIVVAQAEGIAQTDQLEGRPLYTFDQLMEAGRRQRAADPEAITRLRAQLRPGDLATIIYTSGTTGRPKGVMLSHENISFNALTSFSGIKHYRPGPEGEVALSFLPLTHVFARTLFYGYLYHATSVYFTTPDALREALQQVRPTTFATVPRVLEKIYGALVERAATMAGLKGQIFRWALKVARRYELGREPRGGYRLQLVVADRLVYRKWREAMGGRIAFIIAGGAALAAELANIFAAAGIPILQGYGLTETSPVITYNRPELNRAGTVGVPIPGVEVKIAEDGEILTRGPHVMLGYYKDPERTRQVLDEEGWFYTGDIGYFTEEGFLVITDRKKDLFKLSTGKYVTPQPLEQRLTADPLIEQALVVGPGYKFTAALIFPDEEALRRLAARLGLDANRPLEALVREPRILEVYQQIVDRANAGMDAWATIKRFLLVPEQLSIAAGTLTPTLKVRRSVLYKKYEAQIRALYEGAEATTEMHRTTP; from the coding sequence ATGGCTGAACGTATCTACACGGCACCGCCCGACACAGGTACACCGGTACTTGGCAAAACCTTGCCGGACGTGCTCTATGAAGCGCTGGCGCGCTATGACAATCCTGCCTTTCTGAATCAGCCGGTAGCGCCGGGTCGCTGGAAGCCGATTTCACTGCGTGACTTTGCCGAACAGGCTGAAGCGTTGGCGTTGGGGTTTCATGCGATAGGGTTGGAGCGCGGTGCGCGTGTGGCCTTCTACATGGAGAGCGATGCCTACTTCTGTCTGGCCGACATGGCCTGTCTGCTCGGCGGGTTTATCGACGTACCGATCTATCTGACCCATGCGCCCGAAGCTACCCATTACATCATAGCGCACGCCGAGGCCCGGGTACTTGTGGTATCGAACCGCGAGTTGCTGGCGCGCATCGCCCCTCTGTTGCGGGATCTATCCGGCGTGCAGTTTATCGTGGTGGCCCAGGCCGAAGGGATAGCGCAGACAGACCAGTTGGAAGGGCGACCGCTCTACACGTTTGATCAGCTGATGGAAGCGGGGCGCCGTCAGCGTGCGGCTGATCCCGAGGCGATTACGCGGCTGCGGGCACAGCTTCGTCCGGGTGACCTGGCCACCATCATCTACACCAGTGGTACGACGGGGCGTCCGAAGGGGGTGATGCTCTCGCACGAGAACATTTCGTTCAATGCGCTGACTTCCTTCAGTGGCATCAAGCACTACCGTCCGGGGCCAGAGGGTGAGGTAGCTCTGTCGTTTCTGCCGCTGACGCATGTTTTTGCCCGGACGCTCTTTTATGGTTATCTGTACCATGCCACCAGTGTCTATTTCACCACGCCCGATGCATTGCGGGAGGCGCTGCAGCAGGTGCGGCCTACCACGTTTGCCACTGTGCCGCGGGTGCTTGAGAAGATTTACGGCGCGCTGGTGGAACGGGCAGCCACGATGGCCGGGCTGAAAGGACAGATTTTCCGATGGGCCCTGAAGGTGGCGCGGCGTTACGAGCTGGGACGCGAGCCGCGGGGAGGCTACCGACTGCAACTGGTCGTGGCCGATCGGCTGGTCTATCGGAAATGGCGGGAGGCTATGGGCGGACGCATCGCTTTCATCATTGCCGGAGGTGCGGCCCTTGCGGCCGAGCTGGCCAACATTTTTGCAGCGGCTGGCATCCCAATTCTCCAGGGCTACGGCCTGACCGAGACAAGTCCGGTCATCACTTACAACCGCCCGGAGTTGAATCGGGCCGGTACGGTAGGCGTGCCGATCCCCGGGGTGGAGGTCAAGATTGCCGAGGATGGCGAGATCCTGACCCGCGGTCCACATGTCATGCTGGGTTACTACAAAGATCCAGAGCGTACCCGCCAGGTTCTCGACGAGGAGGGGTGGTTTTACACCGGCGATATTGGCTACTTCACCGAAGAGGGTTTTCTGGTGATCACCGACCGCAAAAAAGATCTGTTCAAACTCTCCACCGGCAAGTACGTAACGCCGCAGCCGTTAGAGCAGCGTCTGACCGCCGATCCGCTCATCGAGCAGGCGCTGGTAGTGGGGCCAGGCTACAAGTTTACCGCGGCGCTTATTTTCCCCGATGAGGAAGCGCTTCGACGACTGGCGGCTCGTCTGGGCCTTGACGCCAATCGGCCACTTGAAGCCCTCGTGCGCGAGCCCAGGATCCTGGAGGTTTACCAGCAGATAGTCGATCGGGCCAATGCGGGTATGGACGCCTGGGCCACGATCAAACGCTTTCTGCTGGTTCCTGAGCAACTCTCCATTGCAGCAGGCACGCTGACGCCTACCCTTAAAGTGCGGCGCTCGGTGCTCTATAAAAAATACGAAGCGCAGATTCGGGCGCTCTATGAAGGCGCCGAGGCTACAACGGAAATGCACAGGACAACCCCATAA
- a CDS encoding TetR/AcrR family transcriptional regulator — protein MTNVGSDGTLRRRILDAARHLLVAEGYHSLSMRKIARAIGCSPTAIYLYFQNKDALVHTLIDEGFGLLYEELRDEAVRHDDPVTRLEALWRRYVSFGRCNPEYYEIMFMLHPERMERYPPEKYRRARRGLELAIQTLEEGRKQGVFAIEDARVTASAAWAALHGAVALLLARRLDIRIDPEAFIETTIRTLLRGVLAPDVSLQLASK, from the coding sequence ATGACGAACGTTGGATCGGACGGGACGCTGCGACGACGTATTCTGGATGCTGCCCGCCATTTGCTGGTCGCGGAAGGCTATCATAGCCTGTCGATGCGAAAAATTGCGCGGGCCATTGGCTGCAGTCCGACAGCTATCTACCTGTATTTCCAGAACAAAGATGCGCTGGTACATACGTTGATCGATGAGGGTTTTGGGTTGTTGTACGAGGAGCTACGCGACGAGGCCGTTCGTCACGACGATCCGGTAACCCGGCTGGAGGCGCTCTGGCGGCGTTATGTGAGCTTCGGACGCTGTAATCCGGAGTATTATGAGATCATGTTCATGCTGCATCCGGAGCGCATGGAGCGATATCCACCGGAAAAGTACCGCCGAGCTCGTCGGGGGTTGGAGCTGGCTATTCAGACGCTGGAGGAAGGACGGAAGCAGGGAGTTTTTGCCATAGAAGACGCACGGGTGACGGCCAGCGCGGCCTGGGCCGCCCTGCACGGAGCAGTGGCGCTTTTACTGGCCCGACGTCTGGACATCCGGATCGACCCGGAAGCCTTCATTGAGACAACGATTCGGACGTTGCTCCGTGGTGTACTGGCGCCCGACGTGTCGCTACAGCTCGCTTCAAAATAA